A section of the Phycodurus eques isolate BA_2022a chromosome 4, UOR_Pequ_1.1, whole genome shotgun sequence genome encodes:
- the LOC133401947 gene encoding neurexophilin 1, which translates to MPTTWCCWALLLSIISPVLGADLRSANGDKSKIKSYWSASSKAAQTLSVSRLLAHTLDGKDNFTSVELDFHMEEDLESDSKRWTWLYNSSTSSATGGRSRAKRRPIVKTGKFKKMFGWGDFHSNIKTVKLNLLITGKIVDHGNGTFSVYFRHNSTGQGNVSVGLVPPTKAVEFQVHHHQQQNHHQHELRVQQQTAVESKESKLFNCRVEYEKVERGTRNSLCAHDPSQSCPQDQTQSHVSWLCSKPFKVICIFITFHSTDYKLVQKVCPDYNYHSDTPYTPTG; encoded by the exons ATGCCGACCACATGGTGCTGCTGGGCGCTCCTGCTGTCAATCATCTCTCCG GTGCTCGGAGCTGACTTGAGATCAGCAAATGGCGACAAGTCCAAAATCAAGTCCTACTGGTCTGCCAGCAGCAAGGCAGCTCAGACTCTGTCAGTCAGCCGCCTTCTGGCCCACACGCTGGACGGCAAGGACAACTTCACCTCGGTGGAACTGGACTTCCACATGGAGGAAGACTTGGAATCAGACTCCAAGCGGTGGACCTGGCTCTACAACTCGTCCACATCTTCGGCCACGGGGGGGCGCTCCCGGGCCAAGAGGAGGCCCATCGTGAAGACGGGCAAGTTCAAGAAGATGTTCGGCTGGGGAGACTTCCACTCCAACATCAAGACGGTCAAGCTCAACCTGCTCATCACCGGCAAGATCGTAGACCACGGCAACG GTACCTTCAGCGTCTACTTCCGACACAACTCCACCGGGCAGGGTAACGTGTCGGTGGGACTCGTACCGCCCACCAAGGCCGTGGAGTTCCAGGTCCACCATCACCAGCAGCAGAACCACCACCAGCACGAGCTCCGGGTCCAGCAGCAGACGGCAGTTGAGAGCAAGGAGAGCAAGCTGTTCAACTGCCGGGTGGAGTACGAGAAGGTTGAACGCGGCACCCGGAACTCGCTGTGCGCCCACGACCCGTCGCAGAGTTGCCCTCAGGACCAGACCCAGAGCCACGTGTCCTGGTTGTGCTCCAAGCCCTTCAAAGTCATCTGCATCTTCATCACCTTCCACAGCACCGACTACAAGCTGGTGCAGAAGGTATGTCCCGACTACAACTACCACAGCGACACGCCCTACACGCCCACCGGTTGA